Genomic DNA from Peribacillus simplex:
AATCTTGATGTGGTAATTTCCGGTTTCAGTGCCGGTGATCGTTTCATTTTCATTATAAGTAAAACCATTTTCCAAGCGTACATTCGTCAGCCAATAAGATTGAGACATTAAACTCACCCTTCCACTCCAGATTGAATATGCATCACTTTCATTATAGTTCTAAAAATCAACAAATCATTTCAGAATTTTTACTTGTTTTTATGTTATTTTTACTTATTGTGCCAAAGAAAAAGGTTCACCCTAAATTGGATGAACCCCTTTCAGACTGGAGACAATTCTATGAAAACTCAGTTTGCCTGCCGTTTTTCATTTAAAAAGTTCAATTGATTTCAAAGATCCGCTCCCTTTCTTTTGTAGACGTTGATTGAAACGTAGGGCACTCGCTTTCCGTTCCAATCAACTTTGCTTTAAAATCCCTTTCCGCCGACTGTCTGCCAAGACACCGCATCGAAGCAAGCGCCTGCGGTGTCTTGGCTAGCCAGTTATTCGGCAGAAGTCTCGCTCCTTCAATCCAATGAGGATTACAGTAAAAAACCAAAGAGTCGGAGCACAGTATTCGACCGTCCACTAATTTTTTTCGACCGGGAACATCATTTGATGAATGATACGTTTACCAAACCCCTTTCGTCTTATCTCCCCATCACTTTATCGTGACTTCATTTATTTCCAGGTAGCCTGAAGGGCTGATTGAAAATCCTTTTACTTCTTTAGCGACTGCAGCAACATTTTCTATGACCCTTACAGGAATATACGGGGTGTCACCCATCTCGATTTCCTGTGCCTCTGCGTATAGTTCTTTGCGTTTGCCTTCTTCTTTTTCCTTCCTGGCGGCATCTATTAAACGATCAACCTTCTGATTGCTGTAAAAGAATGTATTTCCTGCCGCTCCCTGTGATTCCGTATGAAATAGATTATATTGATTATAATCGGCATCCCCTGTCGCGTTTCTCCAACTGATGATGAACATTTCCGATTGCCCTTTATTCACTTGTTCCACGAACGAACCGTACTCCATCACCTGTACCTTCAAATTAATCCCGATACCTTTTAGTTGGGATTGCAGGACCTCGGCCAAGTTGACTCTTTCTTTACTGTCCATTGTCAGGATGGTTGCATCCAAGCCTTCAGAATATCCGGCTTCGGCCATCAGTTTCTTCGCTTCCTTCAGGTTGTAATCATAGGCTTCGAGTTCTTCGTTGTAACCGAATACTTTAGAGCCCATCAAGGAGTTCGCCTTCACTCCCACATTATTAAAGACACCCTTGATGATCGAGTCCATTTCAATGGCATGGGCGATGGCTTTACGGACCCTTACATCATTGAACGGTTCTTTATTGACATTGAACCCTAAATATTCGGTACCATACCCTTCACTGCGGTAAACATCCATTGCCGGTGAAGATTCAACCTGGTCCATGACCGCTACAGGAAGAGGCTCAGCAATATGCGCTTCACCGGTTTCAATCATCGATATCCTCGTGGAGTCTTCCGGGACGACCTTGAAGATGACCTTGTCCACTTTTGGCTCGTCTCCCCAATAGCTGTCGTTTTTCGTCAATGTGATTTCCTGGCCCGGGGACCATGAATCAAAAACGAAAGGACCGGTTCCATTCGGTTCCTGGATGATCTTTTTGCCATACTTTTCAATCGTTTTCGGACTGATGATTCCGCCTTCGTGATTCGCCAATATGGAAAGGAGAGGGGAAAAAGGTTCCTTCAAAATGAATTGCACGGTAAATTCATCAACCGGTTTCACCTCTTTTACCATTTCGAACACGACCGCCCTCGGAGAAGCGACCTTCGGATCTAAAAGTCGATCAAACGTCCTTTTTACTGCGTCTGCATTAAATGGCGTGCCATCATGAAACTTTACACCTTCCCTAAGCTTGAATTCCCAGGTCGTGTCATTTATTTGCTTCCATTTTTCTGCTAGCATAGGCTGTATCTCACTATTCTCATCCCGTTGAACAAGACCTTCATAGACTTTATGGTGAGTGACGCTAGCGGCGTTAATCGTGGACATGAACTGCTGATCCAGATTCTCAGCGTCGGATAAGCGGGCAATGACCAATGTCCCCCCTTCGTTTGATGCCCGGTTTGGATCACTTGCCGTTGTGTTTACGTCATTGTTAGAAGAACAGCCCGTAATGATGATAGCCATGATCATGACTAGAAAAAGCTTACCTGTCCCACGTTTTAACCCCATGGTCTTCTACCTCCCAATTTCGTTTTTTAATATTTATCTAATTATAGGAAATATTCTGACTATTTTTTTCGAATATCTTTACTATGTTTTTCATTTTCTTTACTTGTTGTCATGAATCGCTTCGGTCCCGCTTATCGATTCCACGACCTTGAATGATGGCTTAAACAATTCTTTCTCGGGAAGCTCCTGATAATCCCTTTCCATATATCCTCTTCTCATCTTCTTAAAATATTGTTGGCCCTTATATTTGATATCCGTTAGATCCAGATTGGGGATTATTTGATCCTTCATGACTACCTTTCCATTTATGATCGATAATTTAACGTCCCTCCCCGACCCGCTTACGAACATGGTCCGAATGGGATCATCGATCACCCCCATATGAAAACCGTCCAAGTCAATCGCGATGATATCCGCCTTGGCCCCCGCTGCGATGCGCCCTAAATCGTTCCTGCCAAGAAAAGCGGCCGCATCAAGTGTGGCTGACCGAAAGAAATCGGCATAGACAGAGCCTTCCGTTTCTCCTTCCACCATCCGTGAGAGCATGCTGCCCGTCCTGACGTTCTGGAACATATCCGGAGGGAATGTGTCCGTTCCAAGGGCTATATTGATCCCAGCACGTTTATATTTAGCAAAAGATTCCAGTGCCTCCCCATGCCTCCCGATGATCAGAGGGCAATGAATCACCGTTGTGTTCGTTTCAGCAAGCAATGCCAAGTCATCACCCTGTCCATATTTCGCTTTACTATATCCTGAAACAAAGTGGGCATGCGGGATCCCTGTTCTTGGACCGAGAAATCCAAGGTCGTATAAATATCTGATCGGTGTAACTTGATGGGCATTCCAGACGGTGTTGAATTCAAAACGTCCTTGTGCAGCATGCAGCTTTATGGGTACGTCCAATTTTTCGCTGTAATATTTAATCTGTTTTAATTGATTTGCCGTTTGGGACTCTATACGTTCTGGGGCAAGCATCCCTCTGACCATGCCTTCATAAGCACCATCGAATTTTTCCACAAACTCGACCGCTTTCCGTAATCCCGCTTCCCCGGCTTTTTCATCCCAATGCAGTTTAATATTCCCGTTAGGCTGGACGACCCTCATTCCTGTTTGGAAACTCGGGCCAAGGTATATCCTTAACCCCAAGCCAGCTGCATGTTCTGCCGCAGCTGCCAATTCATCATAGGTTTCAGCCCAGCTTTTATAAAAAACGGAAGTAATGGGCATCGCCGTCGTCACGCCATGAAGGATGAGTTGTGAACAAGCATATAGTGATTTAAACGCTTCTTCTTCCTCGGTCATTAATTCAGGATGTCCGCTTTTTATATGATTCTCTGACCAGAGAAGGTTTTTCTGTCTGTCGGCATCCGCTTCAAAATGTAAAATATCATGGTCAATGTCCCCTAATGCATTTAAGTCTATGAACCCGGGACTGATAATGGCGTTACCGGCATCCATTACCTCGTCCACTTCCCCTGGATAATTTTTTCCGACATACAGAATCGTGTCTTTTTCATAAACGATTTCCGCGTTTTCCAAAATGACATGATCGCATCCATCATACCCAATTACATATCTTCCTTTAAGCTTGGTTTTCATCTTATTCCCCTTTCACCATCGCGGCAGCGTCTTCTCGTTCGTCATATCGCTTTTCATCTACATATGCCCTGGCATGGCCCCAGAAATATTTCGTCGGTTGCATATACTTTTCGAGCCCCGCACGCTTAATCGTTGAAAAGGCCTCCTCATTCGCTTCATCAAGGACTGTACTTTCATGGACCGTCCGTACATTCCTCCCTTCCATGATCAATTTCCCATCCACGATGACATGCTCCACAT
This window encodes:
- a CDS encoding glutathione ABC transporter substrate-binding protein produces the protein MGLKRGTGKLFLVMIMAIIITGCSSNNDVNTTASDPNRASNEGGTLVIARLSDAENLDQQFMSTINAASVTHHKVYEGLVQRDENSEIQPMLAEKWKQINDTTWEFKLREGVKFHDGTPFNADAVKRTFDRLLDPKVASPRAVVFEMVKEVKPVDEFTVQFILKEPFSPLLSILANHEGGIISPKTIEKYGKKIIQEPNGTGPFVFDSWSPGQEITLTKNDSYWGDEPKVDKVIFKVVPEDSTRISMIETGEAHIAEPLPVAVMDQVESSPAMDVYRSEGYGTEYLGFNVNKEPFNDVRVRKAIAHAIEMDSIIKGVFNNVGVKANSLMGSKVFGYNEELEAYDYNLKEAKKLMAEAGYSEGLDATILTMDSKERVNLAEVLQSQLKGIGINLKVQVMEYGSFVEQVNKGQSEMFIISWRNATGDADYNQYNLFHTESQGAAGNTFFYSNQKVDRLIDAARKEKEEGKRKELYAEAQEIEMGDTPYIPVRVIENVAAVAKEVKGFSISPSGYLEINEVTIK
- a CDS encoding chlorohydrolase family protein translates to MKTKLKGRYVIGYDGCDHVILENAEIVYEKDTILYVGKNYPGEVDEVMDAGNAIISPGFIDLNALGDIDHDILHFEADADRQKNLLWSENHIKSGHPELMTEEEEAFKSLYACSQLILHGVTTAMPITSVFYKSWAETYDELAAAAEHAAGLGLRIYLGPSFQTGMRVVQPNGNIKLHWDEKAGEAGLRKAVEFVEKFDGAYEGMVRGMLAPERIESQTANQLKQIKYYSEKLDVPIKLHAAQGRFEFNTVWNAHQVTPIRYLYDLGFLGPRTGIPHAHFVSGYSKAKYGQGDDLALLAETNTTVIHCPLIIGRHGEALESFAKYKRAGINIALGTDTFPPDMFQNVRTGSMLSRMVEGETEGSVYADFFRSATLDAAAFLGRNDLGRIAAGAKADIIAIDLDGFHMGVIDDPIRTMFVSGSGRDVKLSIINGKVVMKDQIIPNLDLTDIKYKGQQYFKKMRRGYMERDYQELPEKELFKPSFKVVESISGTEAIHDNK